Below is a window of Bacteroidota bacterium DNA.
CTGTTATTGCCATGCTGGCCATAGGCCAGGGATCCAAAGAAAGCATACAGGAGGAGATTTCAGGCATGGGCTCCAATATGCTGTTTGTCAGGCCCGGTACAGAGAGCTTTCAGGGAGCAAGGCTTTCTTCTTCCGAAACGGAAACCTTGACTATGGATGATTATGAAGCATTACGCGATCAGGCAGTTTATTTAAGCATGGTTTCTCCTATGGTTTCCGGCGGAGGACAGGTGGTTTATGGTTCAAATAACTGGCCGGCAAGTATCCGCGGGGTAAGCATAGAATATGTGGAAATCAGCAAATACGAGGTTGAAGAGGGAGCCATGTTCACCGAACGGGATATCAAAACCGCCGCCAAAGTATGTGTTATCGGGCAAACCGTGGTGGAAAACCTTTTTACCAAAGGGGAAGATCCGGTTGGGAAAACGGTGAGATTTAACAGCATCCCTTTTAAAGTTATTGGGGTGCTTGCTGAAAAGGGAGAAAATACTATGGGAATGGATCAGGATGACATCATCGTTGCACCCTATACAACCGTTCAGAAAAGGATAATGGCCATCACCCACCTGAACAGCATATACGCTTCTGCCGTCAGCGAAGACCTTGCCGATGAAGCCAAAACAGAAATGGAAACCATCCTGAGAGAACAACATGGGGTAGGTGAGGGGGATGAAGATGACTTTCACGTCAGATCGCAACAGGAACTTATCGACGTTTTTGGGTCTATTACCGAC
It encodes the following:
- a CDS encoding ABC transporter permease, giving the protein MNIINLFKISGKALFSNKFRTFLTMLGIIIGVASVIAMLAIGQGSKESIQEEISGMGSNMLFVRPGTESFQGARLSSSETETLTMDDYEALRDQAVYLSMVSPMVSGGGQVVYGSNNWPASIRGVSIEYVEISKYEVEEGAMFTERDIKTAAKVCVIGQTVVENLFTKGEDPVGKTVRFNSIPFKVIGVLAEKGENTMGMDQDDIIVAPYTTVQKRIMAITHLNSIYASAVSEDLADEAKTEMETILREQHGVGEGDEDDFHVRSQQELIDVFGSITDILTILLGVIAGISLLVGGIGIMNIMLVSVTERTREIGLRMSVGGRDRDILLQFLFESVMISFTGGLAGVLIGLGLSFVIENFLGWPVLVTTYSILLSFAVCTVIGVFFGWYPARKAASLDPIEALRYE